One stretch of Aquimarina sp. Aq107 DNA includes these proteins:
- a CDS encoding alpha/beta hydrolase-fold protein — protein sequence MKHFSLLLLLVITFNTFGQFTDNALIPVERHSLNSSILQEKRSFQVYLPPSYFYSDQGNFPVIYLMDGDYNFYHDSGLVEFLSSVADKIPEMIVVAISDKGSVKYREYCRPNAEGSEGGSANKFMSFLEQELKPLVNKKYRTSSYDILVGHSMGGLFVVNHYLEKQTAFDSFIAIDPSLWWNDYTLNKTADTVFKNQKELSANLFLSLANTQGMGVRGFVGVLDKYFPYDTNWSFTYYKDENHGSVHMIALKEALIQLFKDWEVSRDKFYSFSSAKDLINHFKKLNTDFDTKFSLPAYNFGNMMNYYYRKNLKEDIAILESEIKIHFPNSLDIFYSTLGGYQLEDKKYNEAEVTFKKSLESHPNSFRAYDGLSKIYTARKKIKEAEQASRQAILLAKKVKARQWQLNELESNLDLILKFSKK from the coding sequence ATGAAACATTTCTCTCTCTTACTACTATTAGTTATAACGTTTAATACATTTGGTCAGTTTACAGATAATGCGTTAATTCCTGTGGAACGACATTCTCTCAATTCGAGTATTTTACAGGAAAAAAGAAGTTTCCAGGTGTATTTACCACCTAGTTATTTTTATAGCGATCAAGGGAACTTTCCAGTTATCTATTTAATGGATGGAGATTACAATTTTTATCATGATTCTGGATTGGTAGAATTTCTATCTAGTGTAGCGGATAAAATACCGGAGATGATTGTGGTTGCAATTTCTGATAAAGGAAGTGTAAAGTATCGAGAATATTGTCGCCCCAATGCAGAAGGTTCAGAAGGCGGAAGTGCAAATAAGTTTATGTCATTTTTGGAACAAGAATTAAAACCTTTAGTGAATAAGAAATACAGGACATCTTCATATGATATACTAGTAGGACATTCTATGGGAGGTTTATTTGTTGTAAACCATTATCTAGAAAAGCAGACTGCATTTGATAGTTTTATTGCGATTGATCCTTCTTTATGGTGGAATGATTATACACTTAATAAAACAGCAGATACGGTTTTTAAAAATCAAAAAGAGTTAAGTGCTAACTTATTTTTGTCTTTAGCCAATACGCAGGGTATGGGTGTGAGAGGTTTTGTAGGGGTATTAGATAAATACTTTCCTTACGATACTAATTGGAGCTTTACATATTATAAGGATGAGAATCACGGATCCGTTCATATGATTGCATTGAAAGAGGCATTAATTCAATTATTTAAAGATTGGGAAGTTAGTAGAGATAAATTCTACTCATTTTCATCTGCGAAAGATCTAATAAATCATTTTAAAAAATTAAATACAGATTTTGATACTAAGTTTTCACTACCTGCTTATAACTTTGGTAATATGATGAATTATTATTATCGTAAAAATTTAAAAGAAGATATAGCAATTTTGGAATCAGAGATAAAAATTCATTTCCCAAATTCATTAGATATTTTTTATAGTACACTAGGAGGGTATCAGTTAGAAGATAAGAAATATAATGAAGCGGAAGTAACTTTTAAAAAGAGTTTGGAAAGCCACCCGAACTCGTTCCGTGCTTATGATGGTTTGTCAAAAATATATACCGCTAGAAAAAAAATAAAAGAAGCTGAACAGGCAAGTCGTCAGGCTATTTTGCTAGCCAAAAAAGTCAAAGCAAGACAATGGCAATTAAATGAATTAGAATCTAATTTGGATTTGATTCTTAAGTTTTCCAAAAAATAA
- a CDS encoding isocitrate lyase/phosphoenolpyruvate mutase family protein, whose amino-acid sequence MNFKELHNQERPLLLGNVWDVPSSKMAEKLGFQAIGTSSSAIAALLGYEDGEQMEFSELRYFVERIKVNSNLPLSVDLEAGYSRNPIIITEHIRKMADLGVSGINIEDSIVDDKRILLPAKEFANKLERIMNVVSKENLDIFINVRTDTFLLEHPNVLEETKKRIQLYEKAGADGIFIPCIKKELEIKEIVRYTQLPVNVMCVPDLSDFDTLKKLGVRRISIGNFLFDKMYSQLGSTTKRILDQGSFQSIF is encoded by the coding sequence ATGAATTTTAAAGAATTACATAATCAAGAAAGACCATTGCTTTTAGGAAATGTATGGGATGTTCCTAGTAGTAAAATGGCAGAAAAACTAGGTTTCCAGGCGATAGGAACATCGAGCTCCGCCATTGCAGCTCTATTAGGATATGAAGATGGCGAACAAATGGAATTTTCTGAATTAAGATATTTTGTCGAACGAATTAAAGTAAATTCTAATTTACCTTTATCTGTAGATTTGGAGGCTGGTTATAGCAGAAACCCTATAATTATTACGGAGCATATAAGAAAAATGGCTGATTTAGGTGTTTCGGGAATTAATATAGAGGATAGTATTGTTGATGATAAAAGAATATTGTTACCTGCAAAAGAATTTGCTAATAAGTTGGAAAGAATAATGAATGTAGTATCAAAAGAAAATTTGGATATTTTTATAAATGTAAGAACAGATACTTTTTTGTTAGAACATCCTAATGTGCTTGAGGAAACTAAAAAACGAATACAATTGTATGAAAAAGCAGGTGCCGATGGGATTTTTATTCCATGTATTAAAAAAGAGCTAGAAATCAAGGAAATTGTAAGGTATACTCAATTGCCTGTCAATGTAATGTGTGTACCTGATTTATCAGATTTTGATACTTTGAAAAAATTAGGAGTACGAAGAATTAGTATTGGTAATTTTTTGTTTGATAAAATGTATAGTCAATTAGGTAGTACCACCAAAAGAATACTAGATCAAGGATCATTTCAATCTATTTTTTGA
- a CDS encoding bifunctional transcriptional activator/DNA repair enzyme AdaA yields MLITENDKIELYYRALLERKESFVGIFFVGVKTTSVFCIATCRARKPKLENVEFYTSIKEALDNGYRPCKICKPTENANKAPDQVERAIALVQQNPKEKITDNQLRKLAISPNIIRRWFKKSYGMTFQSYQRMYRINNAFQELKKGKNATHTAFDMGYESLSGFGYTFKKMIGNSPKKSSDKKIILIDRLTTPLGPMFICATEKGVCLLEFVDRQLLEKEFEDLQKRLNASILVGNNKHIKQAKREVAEYFEGKRKVFDVLLETPGTEFQNIVWGCIKEIKYGETITYQQQAERICKPKAIRAVASANGCNRISIIIPCHRVIGKNGNMTGYSGGIERKKWLLTHEKDS; encoded by the coding sequence ATGCTGATTACTGAAAATGATAAAATAGAATTATATTATAGAGCTTTATTGGAACGAAAAGAAAGCTTTGTAGGGATCTTTTTTGTAGGTGTAAAAACAACTTCGGTTTTTTGTATAGCTACTTGTAGGGCGAGAAAACCTAAATTAGAAAATGTAGAGTTTTATACATCGATTAAAGAGGCTTTGGATAATGGATACAGACCTTGTAAAATTTGCAAACCAACAGAGAATGCCAATAAGGCTCCTGATCAGGTAGAAAGAGCAATAGCTTTAGTGCAACAAAATCCAAAAGAGAAAATTACTGATAATCAATTGCGTAAACTGGCAATTAGTCCAAATATTATAAGAAGGTGGTTTAAGAAAAGCTATGGAATGACATTTCAGAGTTATCAAAGAATGTATCGAATTAATAATGCTTTTCAAGAATTAAAAAAAGGTAAAAATGCCACACATACAGCCTTTGATATGGGCTATGAGTCTTTAAGTGGTTTTGGGTACACTTTTAAGAAGATGATAGGAAATTCTCCTAAAAAAAGCAGTGATAAAAAAATCATTTTAATTGATAGATTAACAACACCGTTAGGTCCAATGTTTATTTGTGCTACCGAAAAGGGAGTTTGTCTTTTAGAATTTGTAGATAGACAATTACTAGAAAAAGAATTTGAAGATTTGCAAAAGCGATTGAATGCTTCGATACTGGTAGGAAATAATAAACATATTAAACAAGCTAAAAGAGAGGTGGCAGAATATTTCGAAGGTAAAAGAAAAGTCTTTGATGTGCTTCTTGAAACACCAGGAACTGAGTTTCAAAATATAGTTTGGGGTTGTATAAAAGAAATTAAATATGGAGAAACGATAACATATCAACAACAAGCAGAAAGGATATGTAAACCAAAAGCAATTAGAGCCGTAGCTTCTGCTAATGGATGTAATAGAATATCCATCATAATTCCTTGTCATAGAGTTATAGGAAAAAATGGGAATATGACAGGATATAGCGGAGGAATAGAACGCAAAAAATGGTTGTTAACGCACGAAAAAGATAGTTAG